A genomic window from Salvia hispanica cultivar TCC Black 2014 chromosome 5, UniMelb_Shisp_WGS_1.0, whole genome shotgun sequence includes:
- the LOC125186723 gene encoding uncharacterized protein LOC125186723, whose protein sequence is MSFTLLEAARQHKSVVAVVGKAHVPGIQNNWKQHVEVKDSVPFANYLVEQLLNIPLRKNMLRIATRVAQVVCLYGTYLYFDELRQGWIQFVEALPNPKDRVD, encoded by the exons ATGTCCTTCACATTACTAGAAGCCGCACGCCAGCATAAATCAGTCGTTGCTGTTGTGGGGAAGGCTCACGTACCAGGAATCCAAAACAACTGGAAACAACATGTTGAGGTAAAAGATTCTGTGCCATTTGCAAATTACTTG GTGGAGCAGCTTCTCAACATCCCACTTCGAAAGAACATGCTTAGAATTGCAACAAGAGTTGCACAGGTTGTCTGTCTCTATGGCACTTATCTCTACTTCGATGAGTTGAGACAAGGATGGATACAATTTGTTGAGGCTCttccaaatccaaaagatCGAGTGGATTGA
- the LOC125187784 gene encoding berberine bridge enzyme-like 15 has protein sequence MSLHLSTILASYLLLLSISTAAEIQDSFPKCVAKHAVKCPPPKSTFISPSQTSLFTSILNSTAQNLRCLLPSNPKPILIFTPLTESHVQAAVVCAKALGVHLRLRSGGHDYQGISYTSDFKPAPPFILLDLGKLRAVDIDIGSEMAWAQAGATIGELYYRISEKSKTHGFAAGLCTSLGVGGHITGGAYGPMMRKYGLGADNVVDARIVDANGNILDRKSMGEDAFWAIRGGGGGSFGVILAWKVRLQKVPPTVTVFTAARTLEQGATKTLYKWQRIADKIDENLFMRVLIRPAPAAAGKKRTIVTAYNGVYLGSAESLLQIVKSEFPELGMARNETAEMSWIESVVYMGSFPAGTAPETLLSGKAAFVNHFKGKSDFVKEAVTEEGLEGLWKVMLEEESPLVIWNPFGGEMSRIPEEEIAFPHRKGVVFMAQYLTSWKSDEEEEGKRYEWMNKLYDYMAQYASKNPREAYVNYRDDEIGMNSINRSSVDAAKWGRKYYKCNFERLVRVKAKVDPHDFFWHEQSIPTSLPKYY, from the coding sequence atgaGTCTTCACCTCTCCACAATCCTCGCCTCATATCTACTCCTGCTCTCAATCTCCACCGCCGCAGAAATCCAAGATTCCTTCCCAAAATGCGTAGCCAAACACGCCGTTAAATGTCCTCCACCAAAATCCACATTCATCTCCCCTTCCCAAACCTCACTCTTCACCTCCATTTTGAACTCCACGGCCCAAAACCTCCGATGTCTGCTCCCCTCCAACCCCAAGCCCATCCTCATCTTCACGCCCTTAACCGAATCCCACGTCCAAGCCGCCGTCGTCTGCGCCAAGGCCCTCGGCGTCCACCTCCGCCTGAGGAGCGGCGGCCACGACTACCAAGGCATATCCTACACATCGGATTTCAAACCGGCGCCGCCGTTCATCCTCCTCGACCTCGGAAAGCTCCGCGCCGTCGACATCGACATCGGCTCCGAGATGGCGTGGGCGCAGGCCGGCGCCACGATCGGCGAGCTATACTACCGGATATCGGAGAAGAGCAAGACGCACGGCTTCGCCGCCGGCCTCTGCACCAGCCTCGGCGTCGGCGGCCACATCACCGGCGGCGCGTACGGCCCGATGATGAGGAAGTACGGCCTCGGCGCTGACAACGTGGTCGATGCGAGAATAGTCGACGCCAACGGAAACATCCTCGACAGGAAATCCATGGGGGAGGACGCGTTTTGGGCGATccgaggcggcggcggaggcagCTTCGGCGTTATATTAGCATGGAAGGTCCGGCTCCAAAAAGTTCCGCCAACAGTAACGGTTTTCACCGCAGCGCGAACGCTAGAGCAAGGCGCCACAAAGACGCTATACAAATGGCAGCGCATCGCCGACAAAATCGACGAGAATTTATTCATGAGAGTCCTGATCAGACCGGCGCCCGCGGCCGCTGGGAAGAAGAGGACGATAGTGACAGCGTACAACGGGGTGTATCTCGGCAGCGCGGAGTCGCTTCTCCAAATCGTGAAATCCGAGTTTCCGGAGCTCGGGATGGCGCGGAACGAGACGGCGGAGATGAGCTGGATAGAGTCGGTGGTGTACATGGGGAGCTTCCCGGCGGGGACGGCGCCGGAGACGCTTCTCTCGGGGAAAGCGGCGTTCGTAAACCATTTCAAGGGGAAGTCGGACTTCGTGAAGGAGGCGGTGACGGAGGAGGGGCTGGAGGGGCTGTGGAAGGTGATGCTGGAGGAGGAGTCGCCGCTGGTGATATGGAATCCGTTTGGCGGAGAGATGAGCCGGATTCCGGAAGAGGAGATTGCGTTCCCGCACAGGAAGGGGGTGGTGTTCATGGCGCAGTATTTGACGTCGTGGAAGAGCGATGAGGAAGAGGAGGGGAAGAGGTACGAGTGGATGAACAAGCTGTACGACTACATGGCGCAGTACGCCTCTAAGAATCCGAGGGAGGCCTATGTTAATTACAGAGACGATGAGATCGGGATGAACAGCATTAACCGCAGTTCCGTTGATGCAGCGAAATGGGGGAGGAAGTATTATAAGTGCAATTTTGAGAGATTGGTGCGGGTTAAGGCCAAAGTGGATCCACATGATTTTTTCTGGCATGAACAGAGCATTCCTACCTCCCTGCccaaatactactaa